The following nucleotide sequence is from Sparus aurata chromosome 22, fSpaAur1.1, whole genome shotgun sequence.
TCTCTAACCGTCCCGTCAGCAGTCGGCGTCTCTAACCGTCCCGTCTGCAGTCGGCGTCTCTAACCGTCCCGTCTGCAGTCGGCGTCTCTAACCGTCCGTCTGCAGTCGGCGTCTCTAACCGTCCGTCTGCAGTCGGCGTCTCTAACCGTCCCGTCTGCAGTCGGCGTCTCTAACCGTCCCGTCAGCAGTCGGCGTCTCTAACCGTCCCGTCTGCAGTCGGCGTCTCTAACCGTCCCGTCAGCAGTCGGCGTCTCTAACCGTCCCGTCTGCAGTCGGCGTCTCTAACCGTCCCTTCTGCAGTCGGCGTCTCTAACCGTCCCGTCTGCAGTCGGCGTCTCTAACCGTCCCGTCTGCAGTCGGCGTCTCTAACCGTCCCGTCTGCAGTCGGCGTCTCTAACCGTCCCGTCTGCAGTCGGCGTCTCTAACCGTCCGTCTGCAGTCGGCGTCTCTAACCGTCCGTCTGCAGTCGGCGTCTCTAACCGTCCCGTCAGCAGTCAGCGTCTCTAACCGTCCCGTCTGCAGTCAGCGTCTCTAACCGTCCGTCTGCAGTCAGCGTCTCTAACCGTCCCGTCTGCAGTCAGCGTCTCTAACCGTCCCGTCTGCAGTCAGCGTCTCTAACCGTCCGTCTGCAGTCAGCGTCTCTAACCGTCCCGTCTGCAGTCAGCGTCTCTAACCGTCCGTCTGCAGTCAGCGTCTCTAACCGTCCCGTCTGCAGTCGGCGTCTCTAACCGTCCCGTCTGCAGTCAGCGTCTCTAACCGTCCGTCTGCAGTCAGCGTCTCTAACCGTCCCGTCTGCAGTCAGCGTCTCTAACCGTCCGTCTGCAGTCGGCGTCTCTAACCGTCCCGTCTGCAGTCGGCGTCTCTAACCGTCCCGTCTGCAGTCAGCGTCTCTAACCGTCCGTCTGCAGTCGGCGTCTCTAACCGTCCCGTCAGCAGTCGGCGTCTCTAACCGTCCCGTCTGCAGTCGGCGTCTCTAACCGTCCCGTCAGCAGTCGGCGTCTCTAACCGTCCCGTCTGCAGTCGGCGTCTCTAACCGTCCCTTCTGCAGTCGGCGTCTCTAACCGTCCGTCTGCAGTCAGCGTCTCTAACCGTCCCGTCTGCAGTCAGCGTCTCTAACCGTCCCGTCTGCAGTCAGCGTCTCTAACCGTCCCGTCTGCAGTCAGCGTCTCTAACCGTCCGTCTGCCGTCAGCGTCTCTAACCGTCCCGTCTGCAGTCAGCGTCTCTACCCGTCCGTCTGCAGTCAGCGTCTCTAACCGTCCCGTCTGCAGTCAGCGTCTCTAACCGTCCGTCTGCAGTCAGCGTCTCTAACCGTCCCGTCTGCAGTCAGCGTCTCTAACCGTCCGTCTGCAGTCAGCGTCTCTAACCGTCCCGTCTGCAGTCAGCGTCTCTAACCGTCCGTCTGCAGTCAGCGTCTCTAACCGTCCCGTCTGCAGTCAGCGTCTCTAACCGTCCCGTCTGCAGTCAGCGTCTCTAACCGTCCCGTCTGCAGTCAGCGTCTCTAACCGTCCCGTCTGCAGTCAGCGTCTCTAACCGTCCCGTCTGCAGTCAGCGTCTCTAACCGTCCGTCTGCAGTCAGCGTCTCTAACCGTCCCGTCTGCAGTCAGCGTCTCTAACCGTCCGTCTGCAGTCAGCGTCTCTAACCGTCCGTCTGCAGTCAGCGTCTCTAACCGTCCCGTCAGCAGTCAGCATCTCTAACCGTCCCATCTGCAGTCAGCATCTCTAACCAGCCTGTACAAACCTGCTCTCAGCTGACAGGATTATACTCACACTCTCCACTCCACTTGCCCGGCTCGAGCATCAGCCGGGTCTTGGCCTCTTCCAGCTCCACCTTCAGCCTCTCCTGTTTGCTCTTCAGCTCTCTGAtctgctgctgcctcttctCCAGCATCCTGAGCCGGGCGTTAAAGTAGAGCAAACCCTGAAGACCCAACAAACACAACCCGCTCAGTGTCCCCGCAGAGTGAAGTGATGTGTCGGCAGGAGAGGGATTACCACACCTGCTAACCTGCTCTGAGACTTCAGTTTGTCACCACTGCTGGATTTAATTAGAAGGCAGCCACAGATAAAATTAGCATGGGTGCTAATCTACTGCTGTGGACTCAATCTGCAGGACAAACGCTGAGCGGAGGATTAAGGACAGCTGAAGACAAACAGGTGCCAGAGAGTTGGATCAGCTTCACTATATTACAGGTGTTTGAGGTCAGGCGTCACAGCACAGCACTGATCTCACACTCTGctgactctcctctgctgccagtcctcacatcatcatcatcatcgtcagaTCATATTTATCTCAATAATCAGTAATAATCAGTAAGTAAagtagtgagtagatgagtctccgtgttcgctgtgaggacgtttaatgtccccgacagcctctgtagtctcattcagacactcgttagcaaccgctaactgtttttaacacacgAAGAGCTTCacaattaaactgtgggacattaatGATGAATAACAACCTGTAAAATGTTCAGCCTATAGGAACCTCAGCATCCAACAACCAATGGGCTCTTTGCACATCAGCTTCTGTGTTCATGTAACAGGCGTTTAattgcccgtttgctgataactcatccccgcatgtttatctcaagctcctcgcagccttcttcctccctctaccaggcagcctggccctgctgctgtcctccttggACAGACGCTAAAGCTGGCGAAgtctgtgacattttcatcgcggatttttgagaggaaggaattaaacgcctgtccccaattgccgcctggtctgttaagtgattgaaacaaataaatgccccggctattatttggtattttacggtatgtcATTCTCCGCTAGTAGGCTCAGTGTTTAGCACCATAGCTTCTAGCTATCccaaccacaaagacacaagTATAGGAGACTCACCTTCATATTCAAACACATAAGAATTTGCGTACATGCTAAATCCCTTCTCCAGCTTGCTCTTTGGGGCTTTCGCTGATGCTTTACAAATGCGATGGACATCGTTAATCGTCATCTTTGGCCGGTCTGACAGGCATCGACTGTAGAAGAGCGCCATCTCTAGGCAACCGGAAGTGAGTGAGCCGTATTACATGAACACAGAAGCTGACGTGCAAAGAGCCCATTAACTTTGAGAcgaggaaaaacagaaagttcAGAACTGATTTGAGGATATTTGACTCGTTCCAGCAGAACTccatattgttttgttgtttttactttcatttcacattattttcatgTCATCTTTCAGCCAATCACGTCAGAACCAGTTAGCTTGTGTTACTTcaagcaacaacaacatgagcaGCTTGAAGCTGCTGGTGATGAACATTAGAGACACTCAAGCTAACGTCCAAATCACAAGTGATGATTTCTCATGAATTATAATCAGATTACTGGTGGGAGGATCCCTTGGTGGGAAAGTCTTCAGATAATTtgatttttattgaaataaagTGAACAAGATGTTACTGAATATTAAAGAAGGTCACAGGTCATCACTCACCTTCTCAACATCGTTGAAcggctgcagagagaaaacacaaagagacgAGGATCAGTGTGACGAACATCACAGGGTTAACGACCCGTTAACACTGAGACCAACCTTCATCCATCACAGCaggcctcctcctctcctcctctcctcctcctcctcctctcctcctcctcctctcctcctcctctcctcctgtctaaCCTCGGTCACTGCTCAGTCTGTCTGTTGTTCGGCATCagtacaaatgtacaaatcttCCTGATtctcatttaaatcattcttttttctttcagaataTACAAATATTCAGTGAAACACTGAACTGACTCGAGAGTGACTCAGCTCAGCCTTGACTGAAAGTGAAGAGTCAGAACAACCTTTGTTAACCCGGTGGAGTCGGCCTCACCTCTGACCCCGTcaccacctccctcctcctttgcAGCCGCTCCACATTGTCGATCTCGTACACCTTTATCTCAAACGGCTCCTTCAGGGTGCCGCCCAGCGGAGGCAGGTCCACCCACTGACCCCCCACCTTCCTGCCCAGAGAGGAGGTGTCGGGGAGGGGGGCGGGGATCAGACGGCGCCGTTGGAAACCTGAAGGGAGAAAATGAATAAAGGAGCATTTCACTCAAACAATAAATCCAGTCAtcatgtgttctctgctgcaggctgagatcacagcagacgagctgatggagacatctgatgtttaaatcaagtctcagctgcttcaattgttcagcagaatgctgcaactctgttttactgtgaagctccagaactgttttcATCatggaggaaggagaagatGAGTTGGTTTATATTTgagtgaactgctcctttaccAACAGGCTGAGATAACAGTATATTTAGTTCATGATATCATTATCTGACAGCTGGCTCACAAAGCTCATTAATTTTAATTATCTTCAtcttttctctcattttaaCTCCATTCTGTGTCAACAACCGTTTGTGCAGCTGATGAGGTTTTAATATTCTTTCGCCAACCTAAAGACCTCCATCTTATTTTAATGACTCTATACACATGGCTGTCAGACAGCTGTGTACAACTTAATTTAATGGtgatcagagctgcagagagtaAAATGTAGCGCCCCGCTGCCACAGACCACAGGTTCCAACGCCCTTTAAGGCAGGTGTAGACAGACAGCAGCGCAGGATTGCAAATGAATGAAGCATCAGCGAGCACAACGAACAGAAAGCCACTTATGATTATTAAAGGCCTGAGAACCAGTGACAGATCgaggaggtgtgtgagtgtggtggatgtggagggagggtgtgtgggtGATAATTGGAGTTGGATATGTACACCGGGAGTCGCAGCAGCTTCATGAAATATTCATGAGGCAGAAACGAGCCGAGATCGAGCGACTGATGGCAGGCAGATCACACGAGCGCTGATTCCATATGCATCAGACTGCCTGACCCGTGTGTCGCTGCTGCCAGCGAGCCACATGAATCACAATCAGCTGCAGGAAGGTAACAGCGGTGAGGCTGAGCAGAGACAACACGTCCCAGATAATGTGCAGCGATGTAGATTTAACGATAACGCCGGGACAAGAGACACATTCATGCAGTGAAACATCAGCCTTGGATAGATGCTCCCACAGCTAGATACCTGAACTCTTCAGTGTGCTTAGCATTCatgaaaacattacagagaACCGACGCCTTCATCCATCACACACAGAGATAGATGAAGGCCCATTTTTGAAAACGTCATAAATATGTTAATTTCCCCATGTAGCCTGTTTAATGGTTTCTTCACTCTCTGGATCAATACGCTGACAAACAGCTGTTGAATGTCATATTTAAGCTTTAAATGGCTGCCTTTAACTTTGATGATATAAAAACTCATTTTAATAACAGTTGGATACACTGCAAAATATGACAGCCTCACTGTACATTCTTCTACATGAGCTGCTGGTTTAATCACTATTTATTGCTTTTAATGCCCATGAAAGTACAAACTATGATCCAtctaaagaaacacaaacacttcaaatAAAGCTCAGCAACAAATACACTTGACACGTTGGTCAGATAACAAACACTTGGAGTCCACATTGCTCTTACATTTGCAGATTTGTGGATATTCAAGGTTCCTAAAATTTCAGAGAAGTTTTTATCACACGTCTGGCTCAGCTGTCCTCCAGGATCAGGTAGGTATTCTTAATGGTGAAAAACTGGCAAAACAGCTGATGATTGATTTTGAAGTAACTTCACTGATTTGGGTATCTGGTTTGTATTTTCACTACATATTCAATGCAGTTGGATATTTATCTTAGTTCGACATGCAGCTAAGAAAAAATGAGATCTTATAAGTGTGGCTGTCAGCTGTGACTTACCATTTCCTCTCTTCTTGGGTGATTTAGAAACTCTGCTTCTATTGGACGACGACACTCCGCTCTCACTCATGGAGTCGTGTGTTGAAGATGTGCTGCCGGTGGTCTCGCTGTCTCGGATCATACTCTCATAGCCGCTGCTTCCGCCGCTGTGGTAGAACAAGGCGGTGCGGCCCATGGCCGGGGGCAGCTCCCCGCTGAGGATGCTGCTGTTGTCACTGCCGTGCCCGCTGCTGTAGCGCTGTGGCCTTCGGGGCGCGGTGATCTTGCTGTAAGGTGATGGCAGAGGTGTGCTGGTTGGCGAGCTGCTGACACTACTGGTCCCACTGTCAGTGCCATCATTTCCTGTCACTCCGAGCCCACTGCTGAGCTGCTTCCTTTGACTCCCGGTGGCTAGCTCGCTCACCCGGCTGTTAGCTGCCCTGCTAATAGCCTGCTTTGTGCCCATTATGGTGCCTCTTCCCATCTTGGCTCCTGTCCCTGACCGAGCTGGGGACTTAACTGTTGGAGGTAGGCTGGGGTTGCGTCCAGCTACATTATCAAGAGGTTTCGGGGAGGAGCTCGGGCTCTTGGAATTACTGACAGACAGGGTTCGAACCTTTGATCCACCAGAAACTGCTGCTCGTGAGCTGCTGTTGCCTTTGACCTGCCCCAGTGCCTTGATTGTAGTTGCAAAGACACCAGGAGAAACTtgtgaagaagaagcagaggtGGAGTTGGATGGTGGAACTCCGAGTCTTGGCACTGACCTGCTGGATTTGCCGTTTCCTCCGACAGTAGCACCACTGTTCTCCCTGAACAGTTCAGGCTTGGACCCAGCTAAGGTTTGGCTGTCACATCTTTCCAGAGACATCAGACTCCCGTAGTACCTGGAGGACTCTGCTTTGGCCCCACGTGTCTTCAGGCTTGAATTCCTGGCAGAGACATGCTCTGTTTTTAGACTGGAcgtcctgtgactgaaggaaTCTGCCCGCAACCTGGCGCTGAATTCTTCCTCTGAGGTCGATGCTTTGGAGAATGAGGACTTTCCAATGTCGCTGCTTGTTTTTAAGGCACTTGGAGATAACGCAGTCCTCGTCTTTTGTTCTTGGCTTGACTGTCTGACAGTTGGACCAGAAGGACAGATGTTTCCAGACTTGGAGATCCCGATGCTTTTCTGCCCATTTGCCTTTTTCCCCAAGGATGAAAACTTCAGGGTGGCCATCACTGACATGCTCTCAGGACCCGATTTAGATTCTGAACTCTGGGGAGTCGATACAGTCCCAAGAGTCGTTGCACCTCTGGTGAGTTGTGGCAGCTTGATGAGAgtgtctcctctcctgctgctcgaTCTTTCACTACCATCAACAGCCCTCTGAGCTGAAGACGACACTTGTGCCTTTGGAGGTCGAGGGACACTGTTACTGTTTCCTACGGGCCTCTTAGAGGAAACACTACTTGTGCCACTTCTTGTTGGCTTACTTGCAGAGAGACACTCAACCTCTCTGGGGTCAGAGTCACTGCTTCCCTGAGGCAAAAAGTCTTCTTGTCTGCCTTCCTGCCTGCTGCAGCCCACAACTACAGATGAGGTAGACTTGTTTTTCCTGGGAAGACTGGAATGGGCGGCATGATGAGGAATCTGGGCTGAAGTGTTCAGAGTATTGGCTCTCGTCCTGAGAGAGCCTTTAAGAGAGGCTTTGGTTGAGTCAGGGGAGGGGGGACACTTGATAAAGGGAGACTTGTTTGGAGTAGCGTGGCTACTGTCCAACTCTGAGAAACAGCCACTGTCATTCAGGGAGCTCTTGATGCCATGCTGCAAAAATGGCTGTTTAAGAAATGGCGAGGTTAGCACAAATGCATGCCCTGTCGCCATGTTTTTCTCCCTCATGTAAAGGCTTCTAGTTGAACCAGTAAGTTCACTTTCAGCTGAATCAACACTCAATTCACCTGGCCATGAACAAACAGCTGACTGCTTGTTGCCATCTTGTGaaaacatgctaacatcagcccGCAGTCCCACGGCTCCTTGTTGAGATGTATAAGCATCATACTCATCGTTAATACTGCTGATGATACTCACAGGGCGAGAGCCGGTGGCTGATCCCTGCAGAGTGTAGTCACTGTTGAAACTGAGCAGGTTGGAGGGACGGCCATTGTCCGGGACAAGGCCACGAGGAAGCTCTTCTACAACCGTGAACACAAGCTCATCCTCTCCGTTCAGCTCCACAGGCTGCTGCAGGGTAACTGTAGTCCTCACAAAATCCCTGTCCAGGCACCTTCCTAACAGAGCTGCCCGAAGACTGTTGTCTTCCATGACAGATCTGCTTGTAGTTGGGACCATCTCCGTGTTTGAGGACCCCTCTGGCTGGCCTTGCCTCAGAGCTGGTTGACTCATACCCACAGGGGGAGTCCTACCAATGACCTCCCCGGGCTGAGAAGCTGCCCTGGAGGTCCTGGGTAAGGATGGTGAGGCTGATGGCTTGGGCACACCTCCTCTGAGGTAGACCTTCTCTCGCACAACTGGCTCTGGATCCTGGGAGAAACTCCAGCTGGACTTCATCATAGATGGCTGAAAGAGGTTGGCTGAAAATTTTTCACCATCTGCACTAGTCCGCTTGGACGTGTCCATGAGTCCACCGGCTGAAAGGAATCTGGACAGTTCCTGATCAGGTTTTTTTGTGCTTGTGGTTGTTGTGCTCTCAAAGAACTTTAGGGAAGAGTTGGTGTCGGACGTGGGTGGGAAATTTGCCTCTGAGGGTTTAGTTGCTCCAGTCTGAGTCCTAAGTGCTGCTGCTTGTGCTGTTTTGCCCTCTGTGGCGAACACAGCCGGACCCTCACTGCCGTCGATACAGTCGagtctctcctgcagctctgcaaATGTGTTACACTTAAAGTGATCACCGTCAGACCGGGGAGCGTCTTTGAATCGCTTTTTGTTCAGAGAGGGGATGATAGGAACAAAAGAAGGCGGTCCCTCGCTGTCGCTCAGTTCTCGGTCTGAGATGGCCGTCCCTCCAGGCCCGACGTAGATGACGGTGTCACAGGAGTGTTCGCTGCTGGAGGAATAGTCAGGGTCACTGGAGAGCAGCAGGGGCGTGTCCGGGTCGAGGGCCATGGTCCGGGGATGGAAGGGTCGCAGGTGAGGAGGTCGATGGGACGGACCTTCTTCACAGGAACTCTCCCCTCCAGACGAGCTGGAGGCGTActgaagagacagaaacatcAGAGCATTAACACACTACAGAGACGCAGCAATCAGCTGGAAGGCAAATCCAATTCTGGGCCGTCCGTCATTGATACAGTTTGAGGTTAAAAGTGCAAACTGAGGGCTCGACCAGAATTAATGCCAATGATATGGTGAATCTGTAACCCCGGATTCCATACAGTGTTTTCAATCTATAGAATAACTACAGCCTCTAATGAGAGTGAACGCCTCTCTTATCTCAGCACAGAGTCCCCGTAGGACCAGTGATATTGATTACCTATCATATTATAGTAGAGAGAGCTGACTGAATTATGACTGTATGACTCTGATCACATCATCGAGCAGTTTTACTGCCTCAAGAAATGAGCTGAAACACGTTCAGAGAGCAAAATATCTGTAACTCTCATTGAATGATATGAAAATCTTCAAGCTTctgaaatttaaaaacaaatcacttatTGTTGATTTTTGCTTGAAGCTTGTCCAGAAGTAGctttaatgttttatataaaataaaaaacctttATTTCCATTGTCAGGAAATCAGAGAGTAAAATCGCTCCAGAAAAGGAGCTGGATCAGTTTAATGTTAATTGATTGATAAATATTCTTTTCCAAGAAGTTTTTTCCGTATTTCTAACATTGTTGtgtttgaattgttttgttgtgtttgtgtttgcagactTTCCTTCCTCAAATCTCCTCTTGACAGAATAAATTATGTTGAAGTGAAATATGCAATTTCTTTGTTGTCCTGATCTCGTGTTCATTTCAGAATTAACTGGCAAATAAATCATCaactgtttggtttgtctgataaatatcaatatttgatcTCTTCCCGGCTGTAAAGGCTCCTCTGCGGCTTTGAGCTGTAACCTTTGTGTaccttgttcttcttcttcctcatgcGGTGGATGCGTGAGGCCAGCTGCACCGTGGTCAGCGTCTCCATGTAGTTGGCTGGAGAGTCGGAGATGTGTGCGATCATGGTGGTTTGACAGTTGATGTTTCCCAGGGATTCACTGAGCAGCATGGTGAGCTTACTGTCCCTGAATAATACATCAAGAAACCCCTCGTTAGCCAAAAAAAAGGGGCTGAAAAACCCCAGAGGAGCCCAGAATCCATTCATTACCCGACGCAACAGTTGGGCACAAAAAGGAATAAGAAGGATCTCTGATTTCACATTAATGAAGCCGGCTTTGAACCACACGCAACATCATGTGATCTGTTGGCAGAAATAGAGAGAAACGGACGTAAAATCCTGTCTTTGAAAAGAAGAGCAAACCTCGACAAACTGCAGCCGAAGCTTCTTTTAACCACAACGACAACAAATGAGTCTCTTCTGGCTCGACATGCAAACAACCTCCAGTGAATCACACCAGGTGTGTTTCCATCAAACATCAGGTTTAAACATTTGAGAAATGTATGTGTGAATTATGTGAATCAGAGCATTGATTACTTTTAATATCATCAATTCATCAATCTCAAAATCGGAAACTGTTTCAGTTCTCACAAGGAACGATTCATCAAACTCACGATCTGATCCAATTCAACttgtgatttaaatgtttttctttgataaaTTCTTAATTTCTAAAGATCATCACATCATTGACTTTATGCCCTGACTGTCACTTACATCTTCAGATTCTTCTTCAAAAAgtgttaaatgttttactggAGGTCTGTAAGTTCGTCTGCAGACACAAAATACTGAATACAAATTCAATGGAAACACAATTAGGCGGAGCGCTGCTTGAAACCCACTTCGTTATCAATCTGAGTGAAAATCATACAGAAAGATGTGAGAAGAAGAAACCTGATGTTAACATGAGTCTCAGATCTACATGAAACAAACctgtccatcactgagacaaacagactccatgtttctactcaaagaacatttgctgaatgaacaagaaggtccaaataatgcagaatgagtcagagacagagtttcacagagtttataaagtgtctccaactgaacaactcactaaactgacacatttgttaagggagtctggtgctgaTGTGGTGATTAGTTCAACAgactgtgtgttgctgctgacGTTAGCACCTTTACATGATCCTgatctttctgtctgttgtcttcTGAATGTTTGAAGGTGAACAATCTTTCCTTATCTGCCTCACAATTTCTGCCATTTTTACGAAATTGTAAACGAACATAAAATCAGACGGAAGTGAAACAAATCAGATGAAGACAAACAGGGAGGAGACAAAATGGGTCCCTGAGCTGGACACATCAGACCTccctgaagaagaagagctcTCGGATCTTAACGGAATCTTTCTGGCTAATAAAagataaattattaaataaataaagacggCTCTCCACAAATCATTCAGCCTGCAAAACAAACTCCCGGAGGACTGAACACGCATCAGTCAGCTTCACAATCTGATTTATTCTTCTGTCTAATCTACGTTTCAGAGTGACTGAAGCTCATTAAAATACAGtaaactcttcctctctgctgtccgTCCTCTCAGGAGTCAGTGGACCAGCTGTTGTTCGGGCacgttgacctctgacccctggtGGGTTCATTAAACGCCCGCAGTGAGAGCTCGTACCTGTAGGGAACATGTTTGGCTCCGTTGGCGAGGGCGAGGATGACGTTTCCCAgcgcagacagagacagacactgacctccacctccctctctggtcCTGCTGATGTCCGTCTCACAGCTCCCCAAGTCCAGCAGGTGGAGCCGACTCCGACCGGACACTTAGAGACGGAGAGACCATGCAGCCTGGTTAACTTCTCATTTGTGCTGGTTTCATGACTGCataattgatttgtttattgaCAGAAACATAATCaatgcttttttaaataattgattGGCTGTTTAAAGTCATTTATCAGGTGAAAACATCAGCTGGAAAATGAGACGTTCTTCAGGCGTCTTCTGCTCTGTTTGAAGACAGTGAAGAGTCTCTGCTGTTATCATCATTGTCTgctttaaatgtgagaaaaagtcTATGGACCCTGGTGTGAAGGAGCTGTGCAGCACAGACTTCCCACTGAGAGAGTGATTGTGTGGATGTGAGTCGCTGCAGGACAGAATAACTGATAATAAACAGATCATGTGAAGCCTCCACAGGACTGAGACCAGAACCACAGCTTTCACACTGAGctcatttaatgtgtttgttttgctgatgTGGACCCAGAAACACCAGAACCACCAGTACCACTCTGTGAGACATGATGACCatcaaataaacaattaaatcaTCCAGAATAAAATCTGTTTACAGCCATAAAAACCTCCAAACAGCCCAAACTGAGACCATCAAGTCACAGTccaaaccaaaaccaacaagTCCCAATCCAAGACCAAGACCCAAGTCAAGCCCAGAGTCCGGAATCAATGAACAGGTCATGGAAGGCAAAACCACAAGTCCAGAGCCAAGTCCCAACAAGTCCCACATTAagatcattgttttgttttgtgagacCCATGTCAAGGTCCAAGTCAAGACCAACAAGTCCAAAGTGAAGAGCAAAGTCAGTTCCTGAGTTCAGGGCTtagacaagacgcacaaatccCCAAATCAAAGCAGGCAAGGTCCAATTCAAGATGACCAAGTCCTGAGTCAATCTCCAAGACAAGTGATTTGTCAAGACCAACAAAACTCAAGTCAAGACTCCAGTCAAGACAAAGTCCTGACTAAATGTTTAGGCATCATCTAACCAGCTGATGTTCACAGTTTGATCTGATACTAAATCTCTGCGAGGACACTGAAGTCACAAGTTGTTGGTATTCCAGTAAAAGTTCCGCTGCAAGTCTTGGGATCAGTCATCAGGCTCATGACTCCACAATGTTTAAACCAAATACattaatatattcatgtttACACAAACCGTGGAGATGTTTAAAAGATGCCATTAGAATAATTTAAGGTCAtaaatcatgtgtgtgtgtgtcctgaagCAGCTCAGATCAGTCTGTTGAATCTCTGCTGCTTTAAACTGCCTCTTCATTTCATTAAATCAGAGAAATGATCCACCGGCTGCATCAGCAACATTTACAAAGTGCTGAGAGCAGCTGAGTGGACACTTTCATACCCGCCGGTCTATAAGCACTGCGGACACCGAGGCTTCAGGCCTCATTAGCCATGCAGATTTATTCCAGCCGTGGACGGAGAAGCAGTGAAACACTAATAACTGAGGAAATGTGTGTGCTGTGACAGGCAGACGTAGCCGGAGGTGGTGTTAGCGTAGCATTCCACCTGTTAATGCTGGTGTGGAGCTCTGGTAGCTTCAGGTGAAGCTAATCAGCAGCTACGTGTTGGACATGAACAGAGAGCTGAGACACACTGACAAGAGGTTTAACTGTTGTCTGAGGGGTCAGAGACGATAACCTGCTGTATGAGACATCTATCTGTGGT
It contains:
- the LOC115574347 gene encoding kinesin-like protein KIF26A, with amino-acid sequence MGKVRVMVRICSVHSSESSESMSLLKVDGRKKQLTLCETSAAGLSAAASRRSSAAAPKTFLFDAIFSQDASQAEVCSGTVADVIQSVVNGADGCIFCFGHANLGKTYTMIGRDCSTQSLGVAPTAVSWLFKVIEERREKSGARFSVRVSAVEISGQEETLTDLLAELSSSSSSSSSAGGQQEAPGPAVSLREDPLCGSQLQNQTELQATNAERAAYFLDAALAARRSSRAPSDQEARRNSHFLFTLHLYQERPDKSNKAAMSGRSRLHLLDLGSCETDISRTREGGGGQCLSLSALGNVILALANGAKHVPYRDSKLTMLLSESLGNINCQTTMIAHISDSPANYMETLTTVQLASRIHRMRKKKNKYASSSSGGESSCEEGPSHRPPHLRPFHPRTMALDPDTPLLLSSDPDYSSSSEHSCDTVIYVGPGGTAISDRELSDSEGPPSFVPIIPSLNKKRFKDAPRSDGDHFKCNTFAELQERLDCIDGSEGPAVFATEGKTAQAAALRTQTGATKPSEANFPPTSDTNSSLKFFESTTTTSTKKPDQELSRFLSAGGLMDTSKRTSADGEKFSANLFQPSMMKSSWSFSQDPEPVVREKVYLRGGVPKPSASPSLPRTSRAASQPGEVIGRTPPVGMSQPALRQGQPEGSSNTEMVPTTSRSVMEDNSLRAALLGRCLDRDFVRTTVTLQQPVELNGEDELVFTVVEELPRGLVPDNGRPSNLLSFNSDYTLQGSATGSRPVSIISSINDEYDAYTSQQGAVGLRADVSMFSQDGNKQSAVCSWPGELSVDSAESELTGSTRSLYMREKNMATGHAFVLTSPFLKQPFLQHGIKSSLNDSGCFSELDSSHATPNKSPFIKCPPSPDSTKASLKGSLRTRANTLNTSAQIPHHAAHSSLPRKNKSTSSVVVGCSRQEGRQEDFLPQGSSDSDPREVECLSASKPTRSGTSSVSSKRPVGNSNSVPRPPKAQVSSSAQRAVDGSERSSSRRGDTLIKLPQLTRGATTLGTVSTPQSSESKSGPESMSVMATLKFSSLGKKANGQKSIGISKSGNICPSGPTVRQSSQEQKTRTALSPSALKTSSDIGKSSFSKASTSEEEFSARLRADSFSHRTSSLKTEHVSARNSSLKTRGAKAESSRYYGSLMSLERCDSQTLAGSKPELFRENSGATVGGNGKSSRSVPRLGVPPSNSTSASSSQVSPGVFATTIKALGQVKGNSSSRAAVSGGSKVRTLSVSNSKSPSSSPKPLDNVAGRNPSLPPTVKSPARSGTGAKMGRGTIMGTKQAISRAANSRVSELATGSQRKQLSSGLGVTGNDGTDSGTSSVSSSPTSTPLPSPYSKITAPRRPQRYSSGHGSDNSSILSGELPPAMGRTALFYHSGGSSGYESMIRDSETTGSTSSTHDSMSESGVSSSNRSRVSKSPKKRGNGFQRRRLIPAPLPDTSSLGRKVGGQWVDLPPLGGTLKEPFEIKVYEIDNVERLQRRREVVTGSEPFNDVEKGLLYFNARLRMLEKRQQQIRELKSKQERLKVELEEAKTRLMLEPGKWSGEFDVDPDLDRESQEYLEALAQTTAELEHCVNLCKSRVMMETCFDISVATSSAGAQGGQQEVEV